Part of the Plodia interpunctella isolate USDA-ARS_2022_Savannah chromosome 13, ilPloInte3.2, whole genome shotgun sequence genome, gaatcctataataacaaataattcaaattgtcAGCGTGAAAATATCAGAAGATGGCGTGACCGCGCTGCTAACGCTCTCTGGCGGGGACATGCGCAAAGTGCTCAATACTCTGCAGAGCACGTGGCTCGCGTACCGTGACGTCACGGAGGACAACGTGTACACGTGCGTGGGACACCCACTGCGGTCCGATATCAACGCTATACTGAACTGGTTGCTCAATGAGAACGACTTCGCGACCTGCTTCAAAAGTATCCTTtcaaaattttcgaaatttcgCCCTGCAGATCAAGCTGTTGGTGGCGTCATTAGAGGGATTGTACTTCCCACTATCGAATCGTTTCAAAGTAAggcgcagcgaaccaatcactttgcagtgtggttgtcgttgcgtcacacaCCGGATGCCTTTGCAACACGACGAATTCGCACATACGTGTCGCGCGCAAACGAAACGCAATGTGTCTGCGACACTGTTGGTATGAACCAATGTGTGAACCACTGTGAACCTACGCATACAATTTCAACTAGGTATAACAAGTCATGACGTGCTGCAGGTGCAACGCGTCATGTTGCAGAACCATCCGGTGTGTGGCATCCTTTTCAAACCCTGATTTCCTTactattagaattttttataaaggGTTTTcctataagtaggtatatattcaCATGTCTATTTACTGTTATAATTATCCTGAACATTATATCCAGATATCCAAGACGTGAAACTTGCCAAAGGTTTAGCGCTCAGTGATATATTGACAGAAACGCATACAATATTACACagaagtaagtatttttacaagcttttatttaacttatattgTGCATTCTGccaagaaagagaaaaagatAGAAGAAAACGGATTTAACTACTTATTTGCTATTGCAATACCACATAGAATGGACaaattggttgataaacacccagtgttgcttGCCAACGGGAGAGAGCGCcctcatttaattttgactcTTGACTGAACTATTGCATGGACTGACTTTATGCCTCGCGCGAAacgacaacaataaaagcattgtcaaaaatgtcatgttatttgtattttttgttaattttatattttacggaGGGCAACCTTTAACacataaaaattctattttttagaAGTTGAGGgataaaagtaacctatgtgcCACTCTAGGTTACATGTCACCGGTGTGCCAAATTTTCACCCAGTTGGATTTGCTTGATAGAGTATCAAACTCACAACTTTCGTATCGGTACCTATATGGTTGTCACACATTTAAATCAAAGTAACGGCGTGGTTTCGatcctaattttttttatctcattattattatattgaccttatttaaatttagtaacaTGATGAGTATATAATCCAGTGAAACTTCCGCCACAAGTTCTGACATCGCTGTTAATCAAGATGGCGGACAGCGAGGCGCGGCTGGCCAGCGGCTGCAGCGACCGCGTCGAGCTCGCCGCGCTCATCGCCGCCTTCTCTCTGGCCCGCGACCAGATCTCATTGGACAAAGATGTCTAGATATCACGTCAATACCTATTTGTCACGTTCCACGGGAAGAAGTACCTTATGGGGGTTAGTCGCTTAACACGTTTCACAAGCTCATTTTGATTATAGGTGCGTATAATACGTCGTAAGCGACTGCCACCCGTAAGATAACTTTCTCGTGGAATGTCACATTTGTGTTATCTTGAAAAAGAAGGAAAGCAGACCCTGGGCTCCTACGTTCAATGGCGGAAGCAAAGGAAAACTCTAAGATGGACTTAGAGTAATGTTTTTGACCTTTGAGtcaaatttatcaatataagGCATGGACTTGTGTACGTGAATTAATGTAGTTCGTGCATGGTAGTGTAATTGCCaaatataactaatttaagtttgttaattttaaaataaatgttaaaagtgataataaatgttttattagtatacctatatatacgaCGCACTATATTCATATAGTGCGtcgtatgtatttatacatattattcacTACAAGACGACGTATCATCATAGATCATTAGCAATAACTCACTTGGTTTGAATGAATAATCAACTTCTCATAAGCATCAGGCTTGTAAGATACACTCCGTCCCTAggagatttttgaaaattgaatttcaagtaagtacttataattttttctttatcgtAAAGATTTTTATCACGAATCCACTTTGGATTCGTGATCAAAATGTCTACAGTAGACAAAAATGTGGATTGCTAAAGGCACTATCTAAAGTCAATGTAGCTTGTGGCTATTTGAAGAAAAGTGCCAGTTGTTCAACTGGTAAGATGACTTGTTCTCACTGGGAACTgaattgttattgttaacCCCCAAGAAAAATGAGGGGAGTTTTCTGTCGTGCCTTGGCATCATAGCAGCCAAATGGATGAAATGATTTCGATCTAGcattatattcttatatataaactagattttgcccgcggattcgccagcgtgaatttcatagcaaaatctcagtattttttttttcgcgtactctgtaagactggtaaacatatatgattcaaattcgcatttttttctcatctttagttcaatttcctgtttcccgctgcgtgtctcgtagcaaacttgtccaatcccgcttcctgctatgtaatgtagatatcccgtacagTTTCCTACATAgagtgccatcatgtttttcgcaatgtgtcccgtcccgtttcccactacgtaTCTTCTTCCCATTTTCCATTCCGACTCCCACTctcgctttctgcaacgcatGCCGTCACATTTTCCATGACATTTTACGTccctgttttttattaaccacaaacgtaaattattctttttttaatttactattactgctaattactacaaaaagtaagtgccaattttcagctttttattttaaaattgtattagttcccatacaatctttcaccccccttttgaaggggttgagggttaattttcaaaaaaatctgaaacacatattcattactttgtctacatcaacggtgtagaactttcatatttacagttttccaCCTCTTTCtcccccttcggagtagaattttcATTAAGCCCACCATAGGTCCATATGTATGcacaatactattattatttttatgggcaataaatatattttgtattgtattgtagaaataaagaaagtaGACAGAGAAAGTAGTCGTTCTGACAACTGATAACAATTTTTGCATGAatacaacgaaaataaat contains:
- the RfC3 gene encoding replication factor C subunit 5 isoform X4, which encodes MYTPQQFNSMVLELNASDDRGIGIVRGQILSFASTRTIFKAGPKLIILDEADAMTNDAQNALRRIIEKYTENVRFCIICNYLGKIIPALQSRCTRFRFAPLNKGQIVPRLTDIAAAEGVKISEDGVTALLTLSGGDMRKVLNTLQSTWLAYRDVTEDNVYTCVGHPLRSDINAILNWLLNENDFATCFKNIQDVKLAKGLALSDILTETHTILHRMKLPPQVLTSLLIKMADSEARLASGCSDRVELAALIAAFSLARDQISLDKDV